The following is a genomic window from Hyperolius riggenbachi isolate aHypRig1 chromosome 4, aHypRig1.pri, whole genome shotgun sequence.
ACTGAAGTTGGTAGGAGGTAAGAGAGGTGAGGTAGGTGACTGTACATGAGTGATATACACGGCTGCCCTGACTGTCTCATCTGATCTGCCCCAGCAGCAGCGAGCTCCGGCCAGCCTGGCAGAGATGGTGCTCCGGCGGCTGCTTTACGGCTTGCTGAATAACCCTCAGCTGATAGACAAGCTGTCCGAGTCCCGGATCATCCGCCGCGCAGCGCAGATCACCGCCTTCGCCATCACCAAGGCACAGCTGACCGGGAAGGACGCGGCCCAGCGGCTCCTCCGCTCCGAAACTCTGCGGCAGATCAAGCAGGAGGCCCCCCGGGACCTGGGCGACGTGGGCCGCAAGATGGACAGGATGAAGGACACTTTTGTAAAGGAGGTCAAGACTGGtctcaaggaggttaaggaaggcATGAAGAGGGGCGGCAAGTGACATGGACTGCTGCTCTGAAGGACACTGACTGGATCACCGATACAAATTCTAATATCTTCCACATATGTAATAACAATAGCTATTAGCTAACAAAATATGCCACTGTCACCACCATGTGATTAGACTTGTTCTGCTGCGCCCTCTACCGCTCATGAGCCAAAGGTGTGTCTGGCATCTAGTGTTTAATAATTATTGTTACCTGAACTGAATCAACGTTCTGGCTGCTGTCAaataaggaactaaatatgggaGCCTTCATATATCTCTCTAGGTGTGCTGTAATATATTTAAATTAAATTCTTACTTTTAGGTAAAGTTTTAAGAAATGTGAATTACAATTTAATAAAATTGTAATTTCAGGCTTATATCACAGTGTAAACTCTTCAAGGGGTGGGGGattcaattacatttttgttatagtgtccttatcttataaaaaat
Proteins encoded in this region:
- the NCBP2AS2 gene encoding protein NCBP2AS2 — translated: MVLRRLLYGLLNNPQLIDKLSESRIIRRAAQITAFAITKAQLTGKDAAQRLLRSETLRQIKQEAPRDLGDVGRKMDRMKDTFVKEVKTGLKEVKEGMKRGGK